In Stenotrophomonas sp. 169, one DNA window encodes the following:
- a CDS encoding catalase, producing the protein MRHACLLVAALLIPAAPLLAQTTLTRDNGAPVGDNQNSQTAGATGPALLQDVQLIQKLQRFDRERIPERVVHARGTGVRGEFTASADVSALTRALLFTPGETTPVFVRFSSVVHGNHSPETLRDPRGFATKFYTREGNWDLVGNNFPTFFIRDAIKFPDMVHSFKPDPRTNLDDDARRFDFFSHVPEATRTLTQLYSNEGTPAGYRFMDGNGVHAYKLVNAAGVVHYVKFNWKSLQGTRNLDPTQVEEVQGKDYSHMTRDLVDAIKRGDYPRWDLYIQVLAPEQLATFDFDPLDATKIWPDVPEQKIGQMVLNQNVDNVFQETEQVAMAPSNLVPGIEPSEDRLLQGRVFSYADTQMYRIGANALQLPVNRPRVAVNDVNQDGALNAGHSNSGVNYEPSRLQPRPQSAHALYSNLPLSGTTQQKGIAREQNFKQAGDLYRSYSRREQLDLVHSFGQSLAGADNESKHIMLSFLYKADPDYGTRVARVAGGDLDRVMQLASELQD; encoded by the coding sequence TCCCAGACCGCCGGTGCCACCGGCCCGGCATTGCTGCAGGACGTACAGCTGATCCAGAAGCTGCAGCGCTTTGATCGTGAGCGCATTCCGGAGCGCGTGGTGCATGCACGCGGCACGGGCGTGCGCGGCGAGTTCACCGCCAGTGCCGATGTTTCCGCATTGACCCGCGCCCTGCTGTTCACCCCGGGCGAAACCACCCCGGTGTTCGTCCGTTTTTCCTCGGTGGTGCACGGCAATCACTCGCCGGAAACCCTGCGCGACCCGCGCGGCTTCGCTACCAAGTTCTATACCCGCGAAGGCAACTGGGACCTGGTCGGCAACAACTTCCCGACCTTCTTCATCCGCGACGCCATCAAGTTCCCGGACATGGTGCATTCCTTCAAACCCGATCCGCGTACCAACCTGGATGACGACGCCCGTCGTTTCGATTTCTTCTCGCACGTGCCTGAAGCCACCCGCACGCTGACCCAGTTGTATTCCAACGAGGGCACACCGGCGGGCTACCGCTTCATGGACGGCAACGGCGTGCATGCGTACAAGCTGGTCAATGCTGCCGGTGTGGTGCACTACGTCAAGTTCAACTGGAAAAGCCTGCAAGGCACCCGCAACCTCGATCCGACACAGGTAGAGGAGGTGCAGGGCAAGGACTACAGCCACATGACCCGTGATCTGGTAGACGCCATCAAGCGGGGCGACTACCCACGCTGGGACCTGTACATCCAGGTGCTGGCACCGGAACAGCTGGCCACCTTCGATTTCGATCCGCTGGACGCCACCAAGATCTGGCCTGACGTGCCGGAACAGAAGATCGGCCAGATGGTGCTGAACCAGAACGTCGACAACGTCTTCCAGGAAACCGAACAGGTGGCCATGGCGCCGTCGAACCTGGTGCCCGGCATCGAACCGTCTGAAGATCGTCTGCTGCAGGGCCGCGTGTTTTCCTATGCCGATACGCAGATGTACCGCATCGGCGCCAATGCCCTGCAGTTGCCGGTAAATCGGCCCCGTGTGGCCGTCAACGACGTCAACCAGGACGGCGCCCTGAATGCCGGCCACAGCAACAGCGGCGTGAACTACGAGCCCAGCCGGCTGCAGCCGCGTCCGCAGAGCGCGCATGCGCTGTACAGCAACCTGCCGCTGTCAGGCACTACCCAGCAGAAAGGCATCGCGCGTGAGCAGAATTTCAAGCAGGCCGGTGATCTGTACCGGTCCTACAGCCGACGCGAGCAATTGGACCTGGTGCACAGCTTTGGCCAGTCGCTGGCCGGCGCGGACAATGAAAGCAAGCACATCATGCTGTCCTTCCTGTACAAGGCAGACCCGGATTACGGCACACGGGTAGCCCGCGTGGCCGGCGGTGACCTGGACCGCGTGATGCAGCTCGCCAGCGAGTTGCAGGACTGA
- a CDS encoding ankyrin repeat domain-containing protein, whose product MRYYLTGLLTLLLATPTWAVPPTAPPSAADAQAQLRTYYFDAARSGQQAMLAEFIRAGYDLQTRDEKGYTALILAAYHGHAEAVDQLLAAGADPCAQDKRGNTALMGAIFKGELRIAQRLMRAACSPDQRNHAGQTAAMYAALFQRRDILQQLAAHGADLDLKDAAGNSAEQLQRGEFAR is encoded by the coding sequence ATGCGCTACTACCTGACCGGTCTGCTGACCCTTCTGCTGGCAACACCCACCTGGGCCGTTCCACCCACGGCCCCACCGTCGGCCGCCGACGCGCAGGCGCAACTGCGCACCTATTACTTCGATGCCGCACGCAGCGGACAGCAAGCGATGCTGGCCGAGTTCATCCGCGCCGGCTACGACCTGCAGACCCGCGATGAAAAGGGCTATACCGCCTTGATCCTCGCCGCCTACCACGGTCATGCCGAAGCGGTGGATCAATTGCTGGCCGCCGGTGCGGATCCCTGCGCCCAGGACAAACGCGGCAACACTGCGCTGATGGGGGCCATCTTCAAAGGGGAGCTGCGCATCGCCCAGCGCCTGATGCGTGCCGCCTGCTCACCCGACCAGCGCAACCATGCCGGCCAGACCGCCGCCATGTATGCGGCCCTGTTCCAGCGCCGCGACATCCTGCAGCAGCTGGCTGCCCACGGCGCCGACCTGGATCTCAAGGATGCCGCCGGCAACAGTGCAGAGCAGTTGCAACGCGGCGAATTCGCCCGCTGA